In Pseudomonas hamedanensis, a single window of DNA contains:
- the rplQ gene encoding 50S ribosomal protein L17: MRHRKSGRHLSRTSSHRKAMFQNMAVSLFEHELIKTTLPKAKELRRVAEPLITLAKTDSLANRRLAFDRTRSKAIVGKLFNDLGKRYATREGGYLRILKCGFRAGDNAPMAYVELVDRATAGEAVSAE; this comes from the coding sequence ATGCGTCATCGTAAAAGTGGTCGTCACCTGAGCCGCACCAGCTCGCACCGCAAGGCCATGTTCCAAAACATGGCGGTGTCGCTGTTCGAGCACGAGCTGATCAAAACTACTCTGCCAAAAGCCAAAGAACTGCGCCGCGTTGCCGAGCCGCTGATCACTCTGGCCAAGACAGACAGCCTGGCTAACCGCCGTCTGGCTTTCGACCGTACCCGCTCGAAAGCTATCGTTGGTAAGCTCTTCAACGACCTGGGCAAGCGTTATGCTACCCGTGAGGGTGGCTACCTGCGCATCCTCAAGTGCGGTTTCCGCGCTGGCGACAACGCGCCTATGGCGTACGTCGAGTTGGTTGATCGTGCTACTGCTGGCGAAGCTGTATCCGCCGAGTAA